One Lysinibacillus sp. OF-1 DNA segment encodes these proteins:
- the pyk gene encoding pyruvate kinase, producing MRKTKIVCTIGPASESAETLEKLMEAGMNVARLNFSHGSHEEHAGRIQLIREVAQKLNKPVGILLDTKGPEIRTHNMKNGELHLAAGQVIDISMTEVEGTETSFSVTYERLIEDVEQNSIILLDDGLIQLRVLATDLEKGLIHTIVENAGVLKNKKGVNVPGVSVQLPGITEKDAQDILFGIEQGVDFIAASFVRRAKDVLEIRELLEQNGGSHIQIIPKIENQEGVDNIDEIILVSDGLMVARGDLGVEIPAEEVPLVQKKLILKCNQVGKPVITATQMLDSMQRNPRPTRAEASDVANAIIDGTDAIMLSGETAAGLYPVESVQTMNKIAQHTENSLDYRKIVSARSREKEANMTEAISQAVAYTSINLGVKAVLAPTESGNTARMIAKYRPGVQIVAVTGSPNTANTLTLVWGVYPIVCQRVTTTDEILELAVDESLKHGFVTHGDAVVITAGVPVGEAGTTNLMKVHIIGDLLARGQGIGKASVVGKTVVAKNAAEALAYDTEGCILVTVGSDRDMMPAIENCIGLITEEGGLTSHAAVVGLSLGIPVIVGVKEATTLIRHDQEITMDAETGVIYKGHASVL from the coding sequence ATGAGAAAAACAAAAATCGTATGTACAATCGGACCTGCAAGTGAGTCGGCAGAAACTTTAGAAAAATTAATGGAAGCAGGTATGAATGTAGCCCGCTTGAATTTTTCACACGGATCTCATGAAGAACATGCAGGGCGTATTCAATTAATTCGTGAAGTGGCACAAAAGTTAAACAAACCAGTAGGAATTTTACTTGATACAAAAGGACCTGAAATTCGTACACATAATATGAAAAATGGTGAGCTACATTTAGCAGCAGGCCAAGTGATTGATATTTCAATGACTGAAGTAGAAGGTACTGAGACAAGCTTCTCTGTCACATATGAGCGTTTAATTGAAGATGTTGAGCAAAACTCAATTATTTTACTTGATGATGGTCTTATTCAGTTACGCGTATTAGCAACTGATCTGGAAAAAGGTTTAATTCATACGATTGTTGAAAATGCTGGCGTCCTAAAAAATAAAAAAGGTGTAAATGTACCAGGTGTTTCTGTACAGCTACCAGGGATCACAGAAAAAGACGCGCAAGATATTCTATTCGGTATTGAGCAAGGTGTAGACTTTATTGCTGCTTCATTTGTTCGTCGTGCAAAGGATGTGCTTGAAATCCGTGAATTGCTTGAACAAAATGGTGGTAGTCATATTCAAATTATCCCGAAAATCGAGAACCAAGAGGGTGTCGATAATATCGACGAAATCATCCTAGTATCTGATGGATTAATGGTTGCTCGTGGAGATCTTGGTGTTGAAATTCCAGCAGAAGAAGTACCACTTGTTCAAAAGAAATTGATTTTAAAATGTAATCAAGTAGGTAAACCAGTTATTACGGCAACACAAATGTTAGATTCTATGCAGCGTAACCCACGTCCAACACGTGCAGAAGCAAGTGATGTAGCGAACGCAATCATCGATGGAACAGATGCCATCATGCTATCAGGTGAAACTGCTGCGGGTCTTTATCCAGTAGAATCAGTTCAAACAATGAATAAAATTGCACAGCATACTGAAAATTCTTTAGACTATCGAAAAATTGTTTCTGCCCGTAGTCGTGAAAAAGAAGCGAATATGACGGAGGCTATCTCTCAAGCAGTAGCATATACATCTATCAATTTAGGGGTAAAAGCCGTATTAGCACCAACTGAAAGTGGTAATACAGCAAGAATGATCGCCAAGTATCGACCAGGTGTGCAAATTGTTGCAGTGACAGGCTCTCCAAATACAGCCAATACTTTAACATTAGTATGGGGTGTGTATCCAATTGTTTGTCAACGAGTGACAACAACAGATGAAATTTTAGAGCTAGCTGTAGATGAAAGCTTGAAACATGGTTTCGTTACGCACGGAGATGCTGTTGTCATTACAGCAGGTGTGCCAGTAGGTGAAGCAGGTACAACAAACTTAATGAAAGTACACATTATCGGAGATTTACTAGCTCGTGGTCAAGGGATTGGCAAAGCCTCTGTTGTAGGGAAGACAGTCGTTGCCAAAAATGCTGCTGAGGCACTTGCTTACGATACAGAAGGATGCATCCTTGTAACAGTTGGATCTGATCGAGATATGATGCCAGCTATAGAAAATTGTATTGGTCTGATTACTGAAGAAGGTGGTCTAACGAGTCATGCAGCAGTTGTTGGTCTAAGCCTTGGTATTCCAGTAATTGTGGGCGTAAAAGAAGCCACAACATTAATACGTCATGATCAAGAGATTACAATGGACGCTGAAACAGGAGTTATTTACAAAGGACATGCGAGTGTTCTTTAA
- the pfkA gene encoding 6-phosphofructokinase — MKKIAVLTSGGDAPGMNAAIRAVVRKAAFHGIDVVGIKHGYEGLIKGYMEELDLGAVGGIIQRGGTHLNSARCPEFKEDAIQQQGIDNLRAAGIEGLVVIGGDGSYRGAMDLVKKGFPVVGVPGTIDNDIPGTEYTIGFDTALNTVVESIDKIRDTATSHENSFIVEVMGRDAGDIALWAGLAAGAETVLIPEEDYNLDDIVARLDRGAARGKKHSIIIVAEGVMSGSELAKLLNEKTGKETRVSVLGHIQRGGSPTARDRVLASQFGAHAVELLMEGKAGRAVGIRNHQVIDYDMPEAFEKNHEADVSLYTLMKELSI, encoded by the coding sequence ATGAAAAAAATTGCTGTATTAACTAGTGGTGGAGATGCGCCTGGAATGAACGCGGCTATTCGAGCGGTCGTTCGTAAGGCAGCGTTTCATGGGATTGATGTTGTCGGAATTAAGCATGGTTATGAAGGCTTAATAAAAGGATATATGGAAGAACTTGATTTAGGTGCAGTTGGTGGTATTATTCAGCGTGGTGGTACGCATTTAAATTCGGCCAGATGTCCAGAGTTTAAAGAGGATGCTATCCAACAACAAGGTATTGACAATTTAAGAGCTGCTGGAATTGAAGGACTTGTTGTCATTGGTGGTGACGGGTCTTATCGAGGTGCAATGGATTTAGTAAAAAAAGGTTTCCCTGTTGTAGGGGTGCCAGGAACAATCGACAACGATATTCCAGGAACGGAATATACAATCGGTTTTGATACGGCTCTTAATACAGTCGTAGAATCCATCGATAAAATCCGAGATACAGCTACATCTCATGAAAATTCTTTCATTGTTGAGGTCATGGGGCGTGATGCAGGTGATATCGCCTTGTGGGCAGGCCTTGCTGCTGGTGCTGAAACAGTGTTAATTCCAGAGGAAGATTATAATTTAGATGATATTGTAGCACGCTTAGACCGTGGAGCTGCACGTGGTAAAAAACATAGCATTATTATTGTAGCAGAAGGGGTCATGTCTGGCAGTGAGCTGGCAAAGTTGTTAAATGAAAAAACAGGAAAAGAAACACGCGTTTCAGTGCTAGGTCATATTCAACGAGGCGGTTCACCGACCGCACGAGATCGAGTATTGGCAAGTCAATTTGGTGCACATGCAGTTGAATTGCTAATGGAAGGCAAGGCTGGTCGAGCAGTAGGTATTCGTAATCACCAAGTCATTGATTATGATATGCCAGAAGCTTTTGAAAAAAATCATGAGGCAGATGTAAGCCTTTATACACTAATGAAAGAACTATCAATATAA
- a CDS encoding acetyl-CoA carboxylase carboxyltransferase subunit alpha, which translates to MPKNLAFEEPVVQLREKIDELKTIAAEADVDMSGEIEKLETRLSQLEQSIYANMKPWDRVQVARHPERPTTLQYIEAMCEDFIELHGDRTFGDDAAILGGIAIFEGQPVTIIGHQRGKSTKENIRRNFGMPHPEGYRKALRLMKQAEKFKRPIICFIDTKGAYPGKAAEERGQSEAIARNLVEMAGLTVPVISIVIGEGGSGGALALGVANRVFMLENSTYSVISPEGAASILWRDGSLAKQAAEAMRITAPDLKELGVIDGIIPEIIGGAHRNVAKQALSIKECISDTLHTLNSLNGEQLIEDRYEKFKKIGQYTEA; encoded by the coding sequence ATGCCTAAAAATTTAGCATTTGAAGAACCAGTCGTACAATTACGAGAGAAAATTGATGAATTAAAAACAATTGCTGCTGAAGCAGATGTAGATATGTCAGGAGAAATCGAAAAGCTTGAAACACGTTTATCGCAATTAGAGCAATCGATTTATGCCAATATGAAGCCTTGGGATCGTGTGCAGGTAGCAAGACACCCAGAAAGACCAACAACTTTACAATATATTGAAGCGATGTGTGAAGACTTTATTGAACTGCATGGTGACCGTACGTTTGGTGACGATGCAGCTATTCTAGGTGGGATTGCCATTTTTGAAGGGCAGCCAGTAACGATTATTGGTCATCAGCGTGGTAAATCGACAAAAGAAAATATACGCCGTAATTTTGGTATGCCGCATCCAGAGGGCTATCGTAAAGCGCTACGTTTGATGAAGCAAGCTGAAAAATTTAAGCGACCGATTATTTGTTTTATTGATACAAAAGGTGCTTACCCAGGTAAAGCTGCTGAAGAACGAGGACAAAGTGAAGCAATTGCTAGAAATCTTGTTGAAATGGCAGGCTTAACTGTACCTGTTATTAGTATCGTCATTGGTGAAGGAGGAAGTGGTGGTGCACTAGCACTAGGTGTAGCAAACCGTGTCTTTATGCTAGAGAACTCAACATATTCCGTTATTTCTCCTGAAGGCGCAGCTTCAATTCTATGGCGTGATGGTAGCCTTGCTAAGCAAGCGGCAGAAGCTATGCGCATTACAGCACCAGATTTAAAAGAACTTGGTGTAATAGATGGCATTATCCCTGAAATAATCGGTGGTGCCCATCGCAATGTGGCAAAACAGGCTCTTTCTATTAAAGAATGCATTAGCGACACACTTCATACATTAAATTCTCTAAATGGAGAACAATTAATTGAAGATCGTTATGAAAAATTCAAAAAAATAGGACAATATACAGAAGCGTAA
- the accD gene encoding acetyl-CoA carboxylase, carboxyltransferase subunit beta, protein MAIRSLFSGNRKKKEDGQEKTFPEGLMTKCPECRHIQLTKELEKNDKVCTKCSHHFKMTAQERVDYFLDEGSFESMDDHLQTSNPLNFPAYVEKISADQEKTGLNEAVLTGVGTLDGEEIVVAIMDSHFRMGSMGSVVGEKITRAIEKATALGVPFIIFTASGGARMQEGVLSLMQMAKTSVALKRHSDHGLLFISILTHPTTGGVSASFASVGDINIAEPQALIGFAGRRVIEETVREKLPSDFQTAEFLLEHGQLDAIFPRKDLRKQVSLLVKMHTKGGVQHA, encoded by the coding sequence ATGGCAATACGCAGCTTATTTAGTGGTAATCGAAAAAAGAAAGAGGACGGACAAGAAAAGACATTTCCAGAAGGGTTAATGACGAAATGTCCTGAATGTCGTCACATTCAACTGACAAAGGAATTAGAAAAAAACGATAAAGTATGTACAAAATGTAGTCACCATTTCAAAATGACAGCACAAGAGCGTGTGGACTATTTTTTAGATGAAGGCTCATTCGAATCAATGGATGATCATTTACAAACAAGTAATCCCCTTAATTTCCCAGCCTATGTAGAAAAAATTTCAGCCGACCAAGAGAAAACAGGTTTAAATGAGGCTGTCCTAACGGGTGTCGGAACGTTAGATGGCGAAGAAATCGTCGTAGCAATTATGGATTCTCATTTCCGCATGGGTTCAATGGGCTCCGTTGTGGGTGAAAAAATCACGCGAGCAATAGAAAAGGCAACAGCATTAGGTGTGCCATTTATCATCTTTACTGCTAGTGGTGGTGCTCGTATGCAAGAGGGCGTATTGTCATTAATGCAGATGGCTAAAACAAGTGTGGCTTTAAAGCGTCACAGTGATCATGGTTTATTGTTCATTTCTATTTTAACGCATCCAACAACGGGTGGAGTTTCCGCAAGCTTTGCTTCTGTTGGTGATATAAATATTGCCGAGCCACAAGCATTAATTGGCTTTGCAGGTCGTCGTGTTATTGAAGAAACAGTAAGAGAAAAATTGCCAAGCGATTTCCAAACAGCAGAATTTTTATTAGAGCATGGTCAGCTTGATGCTATCTTCCCTCGCAAGGATTTACGTAAGCAAGTTTCATTACTTGTAAAAATGCATACGAAAGGTGGCGTCCAACATGCCTAA
- a CDS encoding FadR/GntR family transcriptional regulator: MDKKTEQKKVFLEIVQQLRQLIKMEKIQAGEKLPSERVLSERLGVGRSSVREALRSLELLGLIETRHGGGTFLASTHKHQLVEILSMFILEDEKSKKDVALTRQIHEMEAIRVISCTEILRTLPVWDSFFVKLEIEGAVNCRDILRELLITTGNRLSLKIWFQLAAYDGDRLNRNSTEDEKLIIQTMLKSMQLGYEKEALKAYEQWMSTVQSI; this comes from the coding sequence ATGGATAAAAAAACCGAACAAAAAAAAGTGTTTTTAGAAATCGTCCAACAACTACGTCAACTCATTAAAATGGAAAAAATCCAAGCAGGTGAAAAACTACCCTCCGAACGAGTTCTATCAGAGCGTCTAGGTGTCGGGCGATCCTCTGTGAGAGAGGCTTTGCGAAGCTTAGAATTGCTAGGGCTTATTGAAACAAGACACGGTGGTGGTACTTTTCTTGCGTCCACACATAAGCATCAGCTCGTAGAAATACTGTCGATGTTTATATTAGAAGATGAAAAATCGAAGAAAGATGTCGCATTAACGCGACAAATTCATGAAATGGAAGCAATCCGCGTAATAAGTTGTACAGAGATTCTTCGCACACTACCTGTGTGGGATAGTTTTTTTGTGAAACTAGAAATAGAGGGAGCGGTTAATTGTCGAGATATTTTACGAGAGTTATTGATTACGACAGGGAATCGTCTTTCTTTAAAAATCTGGTTTCAATTAGCAGCTTATGATGGCGACCGTTTAAATCGAAACTCAACAGAAGATGAAAAATTAATCATTCAAACGATGTTAAAATCGATGCAGCTTGGGTACGAAAAAGAAGCATTGAAAGCTTATGAACAGTGGATGAGTACTGTACAAAGCATTTAG
- the dnaE gene encoding DNA polymerase III subunit alpha, which yields MTHVYTKMYTSADLLKSTIRLEQLIPFLQEQKTQACAIVNTKLYGLLPFCKALQQASIHAVIGLSVNVQWHEKTIPLVLYAQTQEGYQQLLKISSAISIRQDEVLPWKWLEGYAAGCIALLSTNDFADLEDWHTAVTALIQLFQQQLYVGIARPDGVKTANEEEIVIWCEEQSIPLVATQSCYFLRPEDHFAYEVARAIDTGDKLGNTMLTADVQGYFAPTADEWQNWFADHPQWLEASVQMLASCKAVVPEMSVQMPKFPVPVDETAESLLMKEAFTGLEERFQQMTIPTAYRERLQYELEIICSMGFADYFLVVADFMHYAKENRILTGPGRGSSAGSLVAYSLAITQVDPLAYGLLFERFLNPERITLPDIDIDFVDSKRHQVIQYVAQKYGKANVAQIITFGTLSAKAVARDVARVFGFEAETLEKISKMIPNKPGITLQRAMAESHDFQNWLADNEKHQRWFEVALKLEGLPRNSSTHAAGIVIAPSPLVNTVPIEEGHDGIYSTQWPMGDIEACGLVKMDFLGLRNLTILEQIRWSIYKVGGPWIEFERIPMHDEKTFQLLQKGDTLGIFQLESDGMKQALRDIHPTNFLDIVAINALYRPGPMDFIPVYARRKAGKEMVTMPHPVLEPILQETFGVIVYQEQIIKIASVLAGFTMGQADLLRRAVSKKDRQVLEEQRAAFIQGALQQGFDQQVAEEVYELIVRFADYGFPKSHAVAYSVISYQMAYLKAHFPRSFYAALLSNATGNVDKIQQLVHEAKDKGIPFYPPSLKNSTKYFTVENEGIRYSLSGIKGVPHTLIEKVNTLRQTSPEVLNNMFDFAVALSAQHFKAKVMEALIYAGALDYLEKDRAVLLMTVDAALKHAELLRPTEDIDLASAMTLSFGKPKYMQAEEMSQKEKLVHEKESLGFYISTHPVAQERLHWHDVNSTCRELKQLRDGSYVKMIGMIEEVKKIRTKKGEQMAFVQLQDEYGAVSITLFPQVFQLVQDLLLEDEMLVIDGVLERRFGKLQIKVKHAQATKKI from the coding sequence TTGACACATGTATATACGAAAATGTATACGAGCGCGGATTTATTGAAAAGCACAATTCGGCTTGAGCAATTGATTCCTTTTTTACAAGAGCAAAAGACACAGGCCTGTGCAATCGTTAATACGAAATTGTACGGGCTTTTGCCTTTTTGTAAAGCATTGCAGCAAGCAAGTATCCACGCTGTCATTGGGCTTTCCGTTAACGTACAGTGGCATGAGAAAACCATCCCTCTTGTTCTGTATGCACAAACGCAGGAGGGCTATCAACAGCTATTAAAGATTAGTAGTGCTATATCCATTAGACAAGACGAAGTGTTGCCTTGGAAGTGGCTTGAGGGATACGCAGCGGGTTGTATAGCTCTGCTTTCCACAAATGATTTTGCAGATTTAGAGGATTGGCATACTGCGGTCACTGCTTTAATTCAGCTATTTCAACAGCAATTATATGTGGGCATCGCTAGACCAGATGGAGTAAAAACAGCGAATGAAGAAGAAATAGTGATTTGGTGCGAAGAACAGTCTATTCCGCTTGTTGCCACTCAAAGCTGTTATTTTTTACGTCCAGAAGATCATTTTGCTTATGAAGTAGCAAGAGCAATTGATACAGGTGATAAGCTAGGAAACACTATGCTAACGGCCGATGTGCAAGGCTATTTTGCACCGACAGCAGATGAATGGCAAAATTGGTTTGCTGATCATCCACAGTGGCTTGAAGCAAGTGTACAAATGCTTGCTAGCTGTAAAGCTGTTGTACCTGAAATGTCTGTGCAAATGCCTAAATTTCCTGTACCTGTAGATGAAACAGCTGAAAGCTTGCTGATGAAGGAAGCATTTACAGGATTAGAAGAAAGATTTCAGCAAATGACGATACCTACAGCCTATCGGGAACGGCTACAATATGAGCTTGAAATTATTTGTTCCATGGGCTTTGCTGACTATTTTTTAGTTGTCGCGGATTTTATGCACTATGCGAAAGAAAATCGCATTTTGACTGGACCTGGTCGTGGTTCGTCCGCAGGTTCCCTTGTGGCATATAGCCTCGCCATTACACAAGTAGATCCACTTGCCTATGGTTTATTATTTGAACGTTTTTTAAACCCTGAAAGAATTACTTTACCTGATATTGATATTGATTTTGTTGATAGTAAAAGACATCAAGTGATTCAGTATGTTGCCCAAAAATATGGCAAAGCCAATGTTGCGCAAATTATTACATTTGGCACACTGTCTGCAAAGGCAGTTGCGAGGGATGTTGCAAGGGTTTTTGGTTTTGAGGCAGAGACATTAGAAAAAATTTCGAAGATGATTCCAAATAAGCCTGGTATTACATTGCAAAGAGCTATGGCAGAATCACATGACTTTCAAAACTGGCTTGCAGACAATGAAAAGCATCAGCGATGGTTCGAGGTAGCGCTAAAATTAGAAGGTCTGCCTAGAAATTCCTCTACACATGCAGCTGGTATTGTCATCGCCCCTTCGCCATTAGTGAATACGGTACCAATTGAAGAAGGGCATGATGGTATTTATAGTACGCAATGGCCGATGGGAGATATTGAAGCGTGCGGTCTCGTCAAAATGGATTTTTTAGGCTTGCGTAATCTCACCATTTTAGAGCAAATACGTTGGTCTATTTATAAAGTGGGAGGACCTTGGATAGAATTTGAACGAATCCCTATGCATGATGAAAAGACGTTTCAACTTTTACAAAAAGGGGATACGCTAGGGATTTTTCAATTAGAATCAGACGGAATGAAACAAGCTTTACGTGATATCCATCCTACGAACTTTTTAGATATTGTAGCTATAAATGCACTTTATCGTCCTGGTCCAATGGATTTTATTCCGGTCTATGCAAGAAGAAAAGCTGGCAAAGAAATGGTTACGATGCCCCATCCAGTGTTAGAGCCTATTTTACAAGAGACATTTGGTGTAATTGTCTATCAAGAGCAGATTATTAAAATTGCCTCAGTTCTCGCAGGATTTACAATGGGACAAGCCGATTTACTGCGCCGTGCAGTGAGTAAAAAAGATCGTCAAGTTTTAGAGGAGCAACGTGCTGCATTTATTCAAGGGGCATTACAGCAAGGCTTTGATCAGCAAGTAGCGGAAGAAGTCTATGAACTGATTGTGCGTTTTGCGGATTATGGTTTCCCTAAAAGTCATGCGGTTGCCTATAGTGTCATTTCTTATCAAATGGCCTATTTAAAGGCGCATTTCCCTCGAAGCTTTTATGCAGCGTTATTATCTAATGCAACAGGTAATGTCGATAAGATTCAACAACTTGTCCATGAGGCAAAGGATAAAGGCATCCCATTTTATCCACCTTCTTTAAAAAACAGTACAAAGTATTTTACAGTAGAAAATGAAGGTATTCGCTACAGCTTATCTGGCATCAAAGGTGTGCCCCATACTCTGATAGAAAAAGTGAATACGCTACGTCAAACAAGTCCAGAAGTACTGAATAATATGTTTGATTTTGCTGTTGCCTTAAGTGCACAGCATTTTAAAGCCAAAGTGATGGAAGCATTAATCTATGCTGGAGCGCTTGATTATCTTGAGAAGGACAGGGCTGTTCTTCTCATGACAGTAGACGCAGCCTTAAAACATGCGGAGTTATTAAGACCTACTGAAGATATAGATCTGGCATCAGCTATGACACTTAGTTTTGGTAAGCCAAAATATATGCAGGCAGAAGAGATGTCTCAAAAGGAAAAATTAGTACATGAGAAGGAAAGCTTAGGTTTTTATATTTCTACCCATCCAGTAGCACAAGAAAGACTACACTGGCATGATGTCAATAGTACTTGTCGCGAGTTAAAGCAACTTCGTGACGGTAGTTATGTAAAAATGATTGGTATGATTGAAGAAGTGAAAAAAATTCGTACAAAAAAAGGGGAGCAAATGGCCTTCGTTCAGCTACAGGATGAGTATGGAGCTGTTTCGATTACATTATTCCCTCAAGTTTTTCAACTTGTCCAAGATTTATTGTTAGAGGATGAAATGCTAGTAATTGATGGTGTGTTGGAGAGGCGTTTTGGTAAGCTACAAATCAAAGTAAAACATGCACAAGCGACAAAAAAGATATGA